One genomic window of Halorubrum hochsteinianum includes the following:
- the dpsA gene encoding DNA starvation/stationary phase protection protein DpsA, with protein MSTQKSTRQRADTVDENALRLDTEKAEQIVEALNGDLANAYVLYHQLHKHHWNVEGAEFLEVHVFLQEVYEDVEAAADELAERLQALGGVPHASMATLTDEATVEPEDEDVYDVRTSLANDLEMMGDIIESYREHVALADGLGDYATSQMLREQLETLEEHAHHIEHYLEDDSLVVESATN; from the coding sequence ATGAGCACCCAGAAGTCAACGCGCCAGCGGGCGGATACGGTCGACGAGAACGCGCTACGGCTGGACACAGAGAAGGCGGAACAGATAGTCGAGGCGCTGAACGGCGACCTCGCGAACGCGTACGTCCTCTATCACCAGCTCCACAAACACCACTGGAACGTCGAGGGCGCGGAGTTCCTCGAGGTCCACGTGTTCCTCCAGGAGGTGTACGAGGACGTCGAGGCCGCCGCCGACGAGCTCGCGGAGCGGCTCCAGGCGCTCGGCGGCGTGCCGCACGCGAGCATGGCGACGCTCACCGACGAGGCGACGGTGGAGCCGGAAGACGAGGACGTGTACGACGTGCGGACGTCGCTCGCGAACGACCTGGAGATGATGGGCGACATCATCGAGAGCTACCGCGAGCACGTCGCGCTCGCGGACGGGCTCGGCGACTACGCGACGAGCCAGATGCTCCGCGAGCAGCTGGAGACCCTCGAAGAGCACGCCCACCACATCGAGCACTACCTCGAGGACGACTCGCTCGTCGTCGAGTCCGCGACGAACTGA
- the flaJ gene encoding archaellar assembly protein FlaJ gives MAVKEMGDGLATAAQLTSEVMESYDKLDISKRKYVGLVLMPAVLVFLASVVGLVALPLPIAARVPIPMFGALVLFAAVIYPKIYLSSLETKIDNQLHLVMTHMTVLSTTNIDRMEVFRTLAKQEEYGVAAEEIGRVVHLVDTWNQSLDDACRRRAEEVPSDAMADFFDRLGYTMGAGQSLEEFLVSEQDVMLAQYETRYESALSNLEVMKDLYMSMILSMTFALVFAVVLPILTGNDPTATVAAVIVLFVFVQLGFYAMIRATSPYDPIWYHPDERAPGDLKLWASLIGGGALSFVIIGITAAGMFGYGPGLPGLLFFLDDVRLPLYLAVPISPLIVTGVVLRQEEQAITARDGEFPSFVRALGATESAKQSTTTDVLTTLRDKNFGKLSESIERLYRRLNMRISTEGAWRAFTRDTRSYLIQKFSEMYLVGRRMGGDPKMLGELISKNMNAVNQLREQRRQAAMTFIGLLYGITAAATFAFFIGLEIVAILADLTADFGLEEMDIGQIVYPGAYDIPLIEYLLLTVVLFNAALSSQMIRRIDGGNPANGYIHFVLLTWLGAVTAIATRTLVNAILSI, from the coding sequence ATGGCGGTAAAGGAGATGGGCGACGGGCTCGCGACGGCCGCGCAGCTGACCTCCGAGGTCATGGAGTCGTACGACAAGCTCGACATCTCCAAGCGGAAGTACGTCGGGCTCGTGTTGATGCCGGCCGTGCTCGTCTTCCTCGCGAGCGTCGTCGGGCTGGTCGCGCTCCCGCTCCCCATCGCCGCCCGGGTTCCGATCCCGATGTTCGGCGCGCTCGTGCTGTTCGCGGCCGTCATCTACCCGAAGATCTACCTCTCCAGTCTGGAGACGAAGATCGACAACCAGCTGCACCTCGTGATGACGCACATGACGGTGCTGTCGACGACGAACATCGACCGCATGGAGGTGTTCCGAACGCTGGCGAAACAGGAGGAGTACGGCGTCGCCGCCGAGGAGATCGGTCGCGTTGTCCACCTCGTCGACACGTGGAACCAGAGCCTCGACGACGCGTGTCGTCGCCGGGCCGAGGAGGTCCCCTCCGACGCGATGGCCGACTTCTTCGACCGGCTCGGCTACACGATGGGCGCAGGGCAGTCGTTAGAGGAGTTCCTCGTCTCCGAGCAGGACGTGATGCTCGCGCAGTACGAGACCCGCTACGAGTCCGCGCTCTCGAACCTGGAGGTGATGAAGGACCTGTACATGTCGATGATCCTCTCGATGACGTTCGCCTTGGTGTTCGCGGTCGTCCTCCCGATCCTCACCGGCAACGACCCGACCGCGACGGTCGCGGCCGTCATCGTCCTCTTCGTGTTCGTCCAGCTCGGCTTCTACGCGATGATCCGCGCGACGTCCCCGTACGACCCGATCTGGTACCACCCGGACGAACGCGCCCCCGGCGACCTGAAGCTGTGGGCGTCGCTCATCGGCGGCGGCGCGCTCTCGTTCGTGATCATCGGGATCACGGCCGCCGGGATGTTCGGGTACGGGCCGGGGCTGCCGGGACTCCTCTTCTTCCTCGACGACGTCCGGCTGCCGCTGTACCTCGCGGTCCCCATCTCCCCGCTCATCGTCACCGGCGTGGTCCTCCGGCAGGAAGAGCAGGCGATCACCGCCCGCGACGGCGAGTTCCCGTCGTTCGTCCGCGCGCTCGGGGCGACGGAGAGCGCGAAGCAGTCGACGACGACCGACGTGCTCACCACGCTCCGCGACAAGAACTTCGGGAAGCTCTCCGAGTCGATAGAGCGGCTCTACCGGCGGCTCAACATGCGGATCAGCACCGAGGGCGCGTGGCGGGCGTTCACGCGCGACACGCGCTCGTACCTGATCCAGAAGTTCTCCGAGATGTACCTCGTCGGTCGCCGGATGGGCGGGGACCCGAAGATGCTCGGCGAGCTGATCTCGAAGAACATGAACGCCGTCAACCAGCTGCGCGAGCAGCGCCGGCAGGCGGCGATGACGTTCATCGGGCTGCTGTACGGGATCACGGCGGCGGCGACGTTCGCCTTCTTCATCGGGCTGGAGATCGTCGCCATCCTCGCGGACCTGACCGCCGACTTCGGGCTCGAAGAGATGGACATCGGCCAGATCGTCTACCCCGGGGCCTACGACATCCCGCTCATCGAGTACCTGCTGCTCACGGTGGTCCTGTTCAACGCGGCGCTCTCCTCGCAGATGATCCGCCGGATCGACGGCGGCAACCCGGCGAACGGCTACATCCACTTCGTCCTCCTGACGTGGCTCGGCGCGGTCACCGCCATCGCGACGCGGACGCTGGTCAACGCGATCCTGTCGATCTGA
- a CDS encoding TIGR00296 family protein, whose translation MSEAQTVQLSYDDGARAVELAREAVESFVQHGQREQPGSMREAFYARTGAFVRLESTRGRGRLRGCAGAWETSDQLGHAIVEAAIKAASDDSCGSEVEPKELDNLTVSVFVVSNSVLTNDPLEDLEIGTHGVAVDSGNAHGWLYPTVPVENGWSGAEFLSRACRKAKLSPTAWQEEDTMVTLIEGQVFRERADGGAVEEL comes from the coding sequence ATGTCCGAGGCTCAGACCGTTCAGCTGTCGTACGACGACGGTGCACGAGCGGTCGAACTCGCGCGGGAAGCGGTCGAGTCGTTCGTCCAACACGGACAACGCGAACAACCCGGCAGCATGCGGGAGGCGTTCTACGCCCGCACCGGAGCCTTCGTTCGACTCGAATCGACGCGGGGCCGCGGCCGCCTCCGCGGCTGCGCCGGCGCGTGGGAGACCTCCGACCAGCTCGGCCACGCAATCGTCGAGGCCGCCATCAAGGCGGCGTCCGACGACTCCTGCGGCTCCGAGGTGGAGCCCAAGGAGCTCGACAACCTCACGGTCTCGGTGTTCGTCGTCTCGAACTCCGTCCTCACGAACGATCCGCTCGAAGACCTCGAGATCGGCACCCACGGCGTCGCCGTCGACAGCGGCAACGCCCACGGCTGGCTCTACCCGACGGTCCCCGTCGAGAACGGCTGGTCCGGCGCGGAGTTCCTCTCGCGCGCCTGCCGGAAGGCGAAGCTCTCGCCCACCGCGTGGCAGGAGGAGGACACGATGGTGACGCTCATCGAGGGGCAGGTGTTCCGAGAGCGCGCCGACGGCGGTGCCGTCGAGGAGCTGTAA
- a CDS encoding Hvo_1808 family surface protein, producing MRRVLTLSTAAAVVAALAVLCVAFTAGAAAAPDAGVSHAASVGDPGASEAMPSASADECDAGDGTELVGCWNGTHYEESVDFEEADGLNETQLSALTDLTMARVEHVRQRPFKQDIPVETVSRSEYANDTAGGNQSEAYRRWNDQVWEALFVVGDEENANDEIDSVLGGAVSGFYSPSEDRIVIVVPDGESPDIDPSTLAHELLHAMQDQYHDLTDPRYVGVTQDGDLAVDGIVEGEAVHVEERYDARCADNWTCVDAPESGGGGGGFSGNIGILQTVLQPYGDGALYVRELVDEGGWAAVNETMNDPPASTAEVIHRNPDYETTEVAFEDAATGGWETYGNEGVDGAETAGEASMFVMFWYQSAGVQFDGAYEYSVLDPGRSPGANYNLHLRTDAQLQTRATYNYAHPATDGWAGDELYPYRNGDRDGYVWATEWQTEADAAEFRDAYVRMLNAHGDGGYEDGTVYAIGDGSDFPGAYGVERDGTSVTITHAPSPEGVLELRPDADLALPDTDGTNGTEGGDGTDTDDGTDTDDGNGSEDADGSDGDSTGGSAPGFGVAAALAALAAALGLSARRSS from the coding sequence ATGCGACGGGTTCTCACCCTCTCGACCGCGGCCGCCGTCGTGGCCGCGCTCGCCGTCCTGTGTGTCGCGTTCACCGCCGGTGCCGCCGCCGCGCCGGACGCCGGCGTTTCCCACGCCGCGTCCGTCGGCGACCCGGGGGCGTCCGAGGCCATGCCCTCCGCGTCCGCCGACGAGTGCGACGCCGGCGACGGCACCGAGTTGGTCGGCTGCTGGAACGGGACGCACTACGAGGAGTCGGTCGACTTCGAGGAGGCGGACGGGCTCAACGAGACGCAGTTGTCGGCGCTGACGGACCTGACGATGGCGCGCGTCGAGCACGTCCGGCAGCGCCCCTTCAAGCAGGACATCCCGGTCGAAACGGTGTCGCGCAGCGAGTACGCGAACGACACCGCGGGCGGCAACCAGTCCGAGGCGTACCGCCGCTGGAACGACCAGGTGTGGGAGGCGCTGTTCGTCGTCGGCGACGAGGAGAACGCGAACGACGAGATCGACTCGGTGCTCGGCGGCGCGGTCTCCGGCTTCTACTCGCCGTCCGAGGACCGGATCGTCATCGTCGTCCCGGACGGCGAGTCGCCCGACATCGACCCCTCGACGCTCGCGCACGAGCTGCTCCACGCGATGCAAGACCAGTACCACGACCTCACCGACCCGCGCTACGTCGGCGTCACGCAGGACGGCGACCTCGCGGTCGACGGGATCGTCGAGGGGGAGGCGGTCCACGTCGAGGAGCGGTACGACGCCCGCTGTGCGGACAACTGGACCTGCGTCGACGCGCCCGAGAGCGGCGGGGGCGGCGGCGGGTTCTCCGGGAACATCGGCATCCTCCAGACCGTCCTCCAGCCGTACGGCGACGGGGCCCTCTACGTCCGCGAGCTCGTCGACGAGGGAGGCTGGGCGGCGGTCAACGAGACGATGAACGACCCGCCGGCGTCGACCGCGGAGGTGATCCACCGGAACCCGGACTACGAGACGACCGAGGTCGCCTTCGAGGACGCGGCGACGGGCGGCTGGGAGACGTACGGGAACGAGGGCGTCGACGGCGCGGAGACCGCCGGCGAGGCGTCGATGTTCGTGATGTTCTGGTACCAGAGCGCCGGCGTCCAGTTCGACGGCGCGTACGAGTACTCGGTCCTCGATCCGGGGCGGTCCCCCGGGGCGAACTACAACCTCCACCTCCGGACGGACGCGCAGCTACAGACCCGCGCGACCTACAACTACGCGCACCCCGCGACGGACGGGTGGGCGGGCGACGAGCTGTACCCGTACCGGAACGGCGACCGCGACGGGTACGTCTGGGCGACGGAGTGGCAGACCGAGGCCGACGCCGCCGAGTTCCGCGACGCCTACGTCCGGATGCTGAACGCGCACGGCGACGGCGGCTACGAGGACGGGACCGTCTACGCGATCGGCGACGGGAGCGACTTCCCCGGCGCGTACGGCGTCGAGCGCGACGGGACGAGCGTGACGATAACCCACGCGCCGTCCCCGGAGGGCGTCCTCGAACTGCGCCCGGACGCCGACCTCGCGCTCCCGGACACCGACGGGACTAACGGGACCGAGGGCGGCGACGGCACCGACACCGACGACGGGACCGACACCGACGACGGGAACGGGAGCGAGGACGCCGACGGAAGCGACGGCGACAGCACCGGCGGCAGCGCGCCCGGGTTCGGCGTCGCGGCGGCGCTCGCCGCCCTCGCGGCCGCGCTGGGGCTGTCCGCGCGGCGGTCGTCGTAG
- a CDS encoding DUF7260 family protein — MSVETHVDRARDRVAAERDAVADERRAYERFGSAVASIPTTSGPTAARGETTAGTGPGTGGVRAAVGGRAASATDGCRRVREAFAETVRPHSVADRAADEPLLATVREELGDAVAVALSPKTDHDFTPPVASAIGSAVDDRLAEIAVFDRTLKREAASLRSAGETIREVTDWLAAADETPLLTLGFDELRRRHEALADRIATCESLLADRQADLDRTASRGASVGLRQRSTVAYLYDDFPVSYPVLSTVARLVETLTECQRAVRDHLTRRA; from the coding sequence ATGAGCGTCGAAACTCACGTCGACCGCGCTCGCGACCGCGTGGCCGCCGAGCGCGACGCCGTCGCGGACGAGCGACGGGCCTACGAGCGCTTCGGATCCGCCGTCGCGTCGATCCCCACGACTTCCGGGCCGACGGCCGCCCGCGGGGAGACGACCGCCGGCACCGGACCGGGGACCGGCGGCGTCCGCGCGGCCGTCGGCGGACGGGCCGCCTCGGCGACCGACGGCTGCCGGCGGGTCCGCGAGGCGTTCGCCGAGACGGTGCGCCCGCACAGCGTCGCCGACCGGGCCGCCGACGAGCCCCTGTTGGCGACGGTCCGCGAAGAGTTGGGCGACGCCGTCGCGGTCGCGCTCTCGCCGAAGACGGACCACGACTTCACCCCGCCGGTCGCGTCCGCGATCGGGTCCGCCGTCGACGACCGGCTCGCGGAGATCGCGGTGTTCGACCGGACGTTAAAGCGGGAGGCCGCGTCCCTCCGGTCGGCGGGCGAGACGATCCGGGAGGTCACCGACTGGCTGGCGGCCGCGGACGAGACGCCCCTCCTGACGCTCGGGTTCGACGAGCTACGCCGCCGCCACGAGGCGCTCGCGGACCGGATCGCGACCTGCGAGTCGCTGCTCGCGGACCGGCAGGCAGACCTCGACCGGACCGCCAGCCGCGGCGCGTCGGTCGGGCTCCGGCAGCGCTCGACGGTCGCGTACCTCTACGACGACTTCCCGGTGTCGTATCCCGTCCTCTCGACCGTCGCGCGGCTCGTCGAGACCCTCACCGAGTGCCAGCGGGCGGTCCGCGACCACCTGACGCGGAGGGCGTGA
- a CDS encoding metal-dependent transcriptional regulator, with the protein MTSETEYLLALYIAEQRSSPPVPPGRIADAVGRSPAATTEMLQRLEDRGLVDRKPYDGVALTEAGRERAADRHEAYVALSWFFRDALGLDAHEREAMEMSGLVSPTVADRLVDLLLDEVPNEPAAPGALSLPRSDAD; encoded by the coding sequence ATGACGAGCGAGACGGAGTACCTGCTCGCGCTGTACATCGCGGAACAGCGGTCGTCGCCGCCGGTCCCGCCGGGGCGGATCGCCGACGCGGTCGGGCGGTCGCCCGCCGCGACGACGGAGATGCTCCAGCGGCTCGAAGACCGCGGGCTCGTGGACCGGAAGCCGTACGACGGCGTGGCGCTGACCGAGGCGGGCCGGGAGCGCGCCGCTGACCGCCACGAGGCGTACGTCGCGCTCTCGTGGTTCTTCCGCGACGCGCTGGGGCTCGACGCCCACGAGCGCGAGGCGATGGAGATGTCGGGGCTGGTGAGCCCGACGGTCGCCGACCGGCTCGTCGACCTGCTGCTCGACGAGGTGCCGAACGAGCCGGCCGCTCCCGGAGCGCTGTCGCTCCCGCGGTCGGACGCGGACTGA
- the htpX gene encoding zinc metalloprotease HtpX — MEWKTDWGLRGRMGLTMFLLFALYVAFVGVLLTFFDVGNLTVLLMLGGFSLAQYFFSDKLALRSMGAREVDPDEYPGLHRRIERLSQQADLPKPTVAVANTQVPNAFATGRNKKNATVAVTTGLLESLDEDELDGVLAHELAHVKNRDVMVMTIASFLSTIAFFIVRWGWLFSGDNRQGAPVIVAILVSLVVWVISFLLIRALSRYREYSADRGAALITGQPGALASALMTIDGRMDKVPKEDLREEAEMNAFFIIPIKAGFVGRIASTHPSTENRIERLREMEKELETA; from the coding sequence ATGGAATGGAAGACAGATTGGGGGTTACGTGGACGGATGGGACTGACGATGTTCCTCCTGTTCGCCCTCTACGTCGCTTTCGTCGGTGTCCTCCTGACGTTCTTCGACGTGGGTAACCTGACGGTCCTGCTCATGCTCGGCGGGTTCTCGCTCGCGCAGTACTTCTTCAGCGACAAGCTGGCGCTCCGGAGCATGGGGGCCCGCGAGGTCGACCCCGACGAGTACCCCGGCCTCCACCGCCGGATCGAGCGGCTGAGCCAGCAGGCCGACCTGCCGAAGCCGACCGTCGCGGTCGCGAACACGCAAGTGCCGAACGCGTTTGCCACCGGCCGGAACAAGAAGAACGCCACCGTCGCGGTGACGACCGGCCTCTTGGAGAGCTTAGACGAGGACGAGCTGGACGGCGTCCTCGCCCACGAACTGGCGCACGTCAAGAACCGCGACGTGATGGTGATGACCATCGCCTCGTTCCTCTCGACTATCGCCTTCTTCATCGTGCGGTGGGGGTGGCTGTTCAGCGGCGACAACCGGCAGGGCGCGCCGGTCATCGTGGCGATCCTCGTGTCGCTGGTCGTCTGGGTGATCTCGTTCCTGCTCATCCGCGCGCTCTCGCGCTACCGCGAGTACTCCGCGGACCGCGGCGCGGCGCTGATCACCGGCCAGCCCGGCGCGCTCGCCTCGGCGCTGATGACGATCGACGGCCGGATGGACAAGGTTCCCAAGGAGGACCTCCGCGAGGAGGCGGAGATGAACGCGTTCTTCATCATCCCGATCAAGGCCGGCTTCGTCGGCCGGATCGCCTCCACGCACCCGTCGACGGAGAACCGCATCGAGCGGCTCCGCGAGATGGAGAAGGAACTGGAAACGGCCTGA
- a CDS encoding HVO_2523 family zinc finger protein, whose product MSDATADDGGRPCPVCETPMYHRHCKYVCPAHGVVYDCSDTFY is encoded by the coding sequence GTGAGCGACGCAACCGCTGACGACGGCGGTCGCCCGTGTCCGGTCTGCGAGACGCCGATGTACCACCGGCACTGTAAGTACGTCTGTCCGGCGCACGGCGTCGTCTACGACTGTAGCGACACGTTCTACTGA
- a CDS encoding nicotinate phosphoribosyltransferase has product MSEFDIVDAAAVREGRATDAYFERTEAALSAAGRNPRVVAEVTADQFPDGSFELFAGLGNAVELLAGRDVDVRAIPEGRLFDGGPVMRIEGPYLEFARLETSLLGFLSHASGMATAALDCRVAAPESSVLSFGARHVHPAMTAAVERSALVGGFDGFSHVAAGELIGREASGTMPHALAICFGRGEQEAAWRAYDEGVPADAPRIALCDTYSDEVDEVLRAVETLGEDLDGVRLDTTGSRRGDFRHIVREVRWELDARGRGDVDVYVSGGLGPADLRGLRDVVDGFGVGGYVSNADPVDFALDLVAVDGEPAAKRGKLSGAKSVYRTADGAHAVGLADRSGPEGAEPLMEPVIRDGDVVAGDAFDLSAATERALADAEAVGYGSGE; this is encoded by the coding sequence ATGAGCGAGTTCGACATCGTCGACGCGGCCGCGGTCCGGGAGGGGCGCGCGACCGACGCGTACTTCGAGCGGACCGAGGCGGCGCTTTCGGCCGCGGGGCGGAACCCCCGCGTCGTCGCCGAGGTGACCGCGGACCAGTTCCCGGACGGTTCGTTCGAGCTGTTCGCCGGGCTGGGGAACGCGGTCGAACTGCTGGCCGGCCGCGACGTCGACGTCCGCGCGATCCCGGAGGGGCGGCTGTTCGACGGCGGCCCGGTGATGCGGATCGAGGGACCGTATCTGGAGTTCGCGCGGCTGGAGACCTCCCTCCTCGGCTTCCTCTCGCACGCGTCCGGGATGGCGACGGCGGCGCTGGACTGCCGGGTCGCCGCGCCGGAGTCGTCGGTGCTCTCCTTCGGCGCGCGCCACGTCCACCCCGCGATGACCGCGGCGGTCGAGCGCTCCGCGCTCGTCGGCGGGTTCGACGGCTTCTCGCACGTCGCCGCCGGGGAGCTGATCGGGCGGGAGGCGTCCGGGACGATGCCGCACGCGCTCGCCATCTGCTTCGGGCGGGGCGAGCAGGAGGCCGCGTGGCGCGCCTACGACGAGGGCGTCCCGGCGGACGCGCCCCGGATCGCGCTGTGTGACACATACTCCGACGAGGTGGACGAGGTGCTGCGGGCGGTGGAGACGCTCGGCGAAGACCTCGACGGCGTCCGCCTCGACACGACCGGTTCCCGGCGCGGCGACTTCCGGCACATCGTGCGAGAGGTCCGGTGGGAACTCGACGCGCGTGGCCGCGGGGACGTCGACGTGTACGTCTCCGGCGGGCTCGGCCCCGCGGACCTCCGGGGGCTGCGCGACGTCGTCGACGGGTTCGGCGTCGGCGGGTACGTCTCCAACGCGGACCCGGTCGACTTCGCGCTCGATCTGGTCGCGGTCGACGGCGAACCGGCCGCCAAGCGCGGGAAGCTCTCGGGCGCGAAGTCCGTCTACCGCACCGCGGACGGTGCCCACGCCGTCGGGCTCGCGGACCGCTCCGGGCCCGAGGGGGCCGAGCCGCTCATGGAGCCGGTGATCCGCGACGGCGATGTCGTCGCCGGCGACGCGTTCGACCTGTCGGCCGCGACGGAGCGGGCGCTCGCGGACGCGGAGGCGGTGGGCTACGGGAGCGGCGAGTAG
- a CDS encoding NAD-dependent epimerase/dehydratase family protein, with the protein METVLVTGGRGASGRWVADRLAGDYEVVVVDYDHPGLGVDPAPHVSFRAADLAERGEALDVVAAVDPDAVVHWAAIPVAGTHPEGRVFETNALAAKHVLDAAGRAGARVVQASSDGAYGFFFADPTPLPEGLPIRETHPLRPEDPYGLSKVTAEAAAGAVARRHDVPAVSIRPSWIQYPGAYACRADEYVDDLDAGAGNFWSYVDVRDVADLVAAALAATGDDDTSVEPGTHEAVNCVAADNALGRPLLDLLREAYGGVPDDCAVEEGDDRGAYAIDKAERLFDWEPSRSWRDAADEAVTEPTLFEG; encoded by the coding sequence ATGGAAACGGTACTCGTCACGGGCGGCCGCGGGGCCTCCGGGCGCTGGGTCGCCGACCGGCTCGCCGGCGACTACGAGGTCGTCGTCGTCGACTACGACCACCCCGGGCTCGGCGTCGACCCCGCGCCACACGTCTCGTTCCGCGCGGCCGACCTCGCGGAGCGCGGCGAGGCGCTCGACGTCGTCGCCGCGGTCGACCCCGACGCCGTCGTCCACTGGGCCGCGATTCCGGTCGCCGGCACCCACCCCGAGGGCCGGGTGTTCGAGACGAACGCGCTCGCCGCGAAACACGTCCTCGACGCCGCCGGCCGCGCCGGCGCGCGGGTCGTTCAGGCCTCCAGCGACGGCGCGTACGGCTTCTTCTTCGCCGACCCGACGCCGCTCCCGGAGGGGCTGCCGATCCGCGAGACGCACCCGCTCCGCCCGGAGGACCCGTACGGGCTCTCGAAGGTGACCGCGGAGGCGGCGGCGGGCGCGGTCGCGCGCCGCCACGACGTGCCCGCCGTCTCGATCCGCCCGTCGTGGATCCAGTACCCCGGCGCGTACGCCTGCCGCGCGGACGAGTACGTCGACGACCTCGACGCCGGCGCGGGCAACTTCTGGTCGTACGTCGACGTCCGCGACGTGGCCGACCTCGTCGCGGCCGCGCTCGCGGCGACGGGCGACGACGACACCTCGGTCGAACCCGGCACCCACGAGGCGGTGAACTGCGTCGCGGCCGACAACGCGCTCGGCCGCCCGCTGCTCGACCTCCTCCGCGAGGCGTACGGCGGCGTCCCCGACGACTGCGCCGTCGAGGAGGGCGACGACCGTGGCGCGTACGCGATCGACAAGGCCGAGCGGCTGTTCGACTGGGAACCGTCGCGCTCGTGGCGCGACGCCGCTGACGAGGCCGTCACCGAGCCGACGCTGTTCGAGGGGTAG
- a CDS encoding cysteine hydrolase family protein → MAFDPTETAVVVVDMQNGFCHSDGSLYAEPSEAAVEPVTALVDRARDAGASIVYTRDVHPPEQFDGAHYYDEFDRWGEHVVEGSWDAELVGDLDVRDADHVVEKHTYDAFYQTDLEGYLDAHGIRDLLICGTLANVCVLHTAGSAGLRDYRPVVVEDALGYITEEHREYAVDHADWLFGETATRDEVAFDSA, encoded by the coding sequence ATGGCGTTCGATCCGACCGAGACCGCGGTGGTCGTCGTCGACATGCAAAACGGGTTCTGTCACTCCGACGGGAGCCTCTACGCCGAGCCGAGCGAGGCGGCGGTCGAGCCGGTGACGGCGCTCGTCGACCGCGCCCGCGACGCCGGCGCGTCAATCGTCTACACCCGCGACGTCCACCCGCCCGAGCAGTTCGACGGGGCGCACTACTACGACGAGTTCGACCGCTGGGGCGAACACGTCGTCGAGGGGTCGTGGGACGCCGAACTCGTCGGCGACCTCGACGTGCGCGACGCGGACCACGTCGTCGAGAAGCACACCTACGACGCCTTCTATCAGACGGATCTGGAGGGATATCTTGACGCGCACGGAATCCGCGACCTCCTGATCTGCGGCACGCTCGCGAACGTCTGCGTCCTCCACACCGCGGGCAGCGCGGGGCTCCGGGACTACCGCCCGGTCGTCGTCGAGGACGCGCTCGGCTACATCACCGAGGAGCACCGGGAGTACGCGGTCGACCACGCCGACTGGCTGTTCGGCGAGACGGCGACCCGCGACGAGGTCGCCTTCGACTCCGCGTAG
- a CDS encoding phytoene/squalene synthase family protein: MVEQNQVARSKRIQRRTGKTFHVATRLLPQRIRHPTYVLYGFFRIADEVVDAEDTAPPAEQRAELDRLRAAALGEEPTDDPVLEAFAEVCERNDIPDADVHSFVDAMASDIDTDRYETYADLEAYMDGSAAAVGRMMTAIMDLDPEAEAEALPHATKLGEAFQMTNFLRDVREDVVERDRIYLPLETLRRHGVSEEQILDLEFDENVAAAVREEMARTERLYEEGVAGIKYLPEDCQLAVLLAAVLYVDHHRLIRDRGYDTVSATPELSFARKISLLVRTRWKWQWNRDPEAVFYDMCTDFEPSREHHGHGPHGAGVPQTD, encoded by the coding sequence ATGGTAGAGCAAAATCAGGTTGCCCGGAGCAAGCGGATCCAGCGCCGCACCGGGAAGACGTTCCACGTCGCCACCCGGTTGCTGCCGCAGCGGATCCGTCATCCGACGTACGTGCTGTACGGCTTCTTCCGGATCGCCGACGAGGTCGTCGACGCGGAGGACACCGCGCCGCCGGCCGAGCAGCGTGCCGAACTCGACCGGCTCCGGGCGGCCGCGCTCGGCGAGGAGCCGACCGACGACCCGGTGTTGGAGGCGTTCGCCGAGGTGTGCGAGCGCAACGACATCCCCGACGCGGACGTCCACTCGTTCGTGGACGCGATGGCGAGCGACATCGACACCGACCGGTACGAGACCTACGCGGACCTGGAGGCGTACATGGACGGCTCCGCGGCCGCCGTCGGCCGGATGATGACGGCGATCATGGACCTCGACCCCGAGGCGGAGGCCGAGGCGCTCCCCCACGCCACGAAGCTCGGCGAGGCGTTCCAGATGACGAACTTCCTCCGGGACGTCCGCGAGGACGTGGTGGAGCGCGACCGGATCTACCTCCCGCTGGAGACGCTCCGCCGCCACGGCGTGAGCGAGGAGCAGATCCTCGACCTGGAGTTCGACGAGAACGTCGCGGCCGCGGTCCGCGAGGAGATGGCCCGCACCGAACGCCTCTACGAGGAGGGCGTCGCGGGCATCAAGTACCTCCCCGAGGACTGCCAGCTCGCGGTGCTGCTCGCGGCGGTGCTGTACGTCGACCACCACCGCCTCATCCGCGACCGCGGCTACGACACCGTCTCGGCGACGCCGGAGCTGTCGTTCGCCCGGAAGATCTCGCTGCTGGTCCGCACCCGCTGGAAGTGGCAGTGGAACCGCGACCCGGAGGCCGTGTTCTACGACATGTGCACCGACTTCGAGCCGAGCCGCGAACACCACGGCCACGGCCCGCACGGCGCGGGCGTCCCGCAGACGGACTGA